Below is a genomic region from Populus trichocarpa isolate Nisqually-1 chromosome 15, P.trichocarpa_v4.1, whole genome shotgun sequence.
GAAGAAATAGGTGAGAAAGGTTGCCGCAGCATTGGTGATTGAGGTTCACGACCATTTACAGCGCCAAATGAGTGTTTCTTCATGGGAAGACCAGCAATATCCAACCCTCTCCTCCCTGCaaaatagtaaaaagaaaatgaaaaaaaagagattgaaagAGAGATTCAAATTTGCCGAGTAGGCATAAACATTGGTTGCTTAAGCAATCGTACCGAACATTCAATCCTTACCACATCTGTCCTTTTCCTGAACCATTGGTGGTCCAGACACTTGtaccacaaaaagaaaatgaaaatatataaataaaaactctgATAAGATTTGAGGTTGTGTTTGAAGGGAATATAACAGGTGGAGTATAAAGGCTGCTGGTGCTCTGTTGTGCAAACATCATCTTATAGAGTCAACAGAAATAATCTAAGACAGGACATACTTCATTGTCAACAACATGAAAATTGTGAAGAACCAGTTGATATTCTTCCCAGATCGAGGAAAAGTGGCGAGCTGTTATTGCTCGGTTTCAATTATATCATCTTCaacagaaaacagaaaaaggggaaatgaaaggaaaatatttaGAATAGAGGTTATGGCTACGAACTCCTTGGTAATCTATAaccttcattttaaaataactcACCAGCAGATAAACCAGCAAAGCCATCATCCTGGTGGGGTTTTGaatgatcattttgatgcattctATCAACTTTATTGCCAGGACGTGAATGTGGTGTAGCTTTGCTATAGTGAGGTAAATCAGGTCTGGGAGTCTGAAGCACTGCTCCTCCAAGGGAAAGTCTTCTGTTGGTTGCACCTCCCGTTGATACTCTAGAAGCTTTTTTCACACTCTGGGGCTTTGAAGGGCTTGGCTTTGACCCATAAAGGGCCTCTTGCTCAGCTATCAGCTGTCCCTGCAGTTTCTTCTGATCCTATAATAGATTAACCACCACAAAAATATCAGAATAAGCATATCTCCTGTATGAAAGACGTCTAGAAAAAACCCATGATCACAGATTCATGAATGACTGAATAATGTAATGGAGTCTTTTTTACTAGACAGGCTGAGAATTGAAAAATCTATACCCGCTGCCTCCGtctttcttcctctttctcctGGCGTAATATGGTGTACTCTTCAAGCATAGAAAGAAGGCGGATCTGGACATGTGTAGTTAACAGCAAACAGTTAAGCCTTAATAAAGACACAATATTGAGTTACCTTAAGAAACAAATACTGGACTTACACCATCATATAAGAATTCAGTGCCTCTCTCACTTTCCCATGCCATGGTTTTGGAAGCCAAAGCCTCCACCATACCTGCCCTcaaatggaaaaagaaacttATTATAGGATGAGAGGCAGGCTATTGAAAtgtacaacaacaacaagcgCACTGCAGGATGGAGAAATGGTCTCTGAGTGATCAAGCAAAATCAATCATCAGAATAAAACGCTGGACTGGAAAAGGTTCACATGAAGCAAAATAAAGTTGTCCAGGGTAAACAAATTATGATGAAATATAATATGCAGCTATCTATATCATGCCCAATAAATAAAAGGCAAGCGATCTATGTTGTGCAATTTGATTTTGCACATATGCTCATTTTGCTGACCACAGAAAAAAGCCTGTACCTGGCATTTTATTAACCAAATTGCGAGCTTTCTCAGCACGCTTGAGAGTCAGATGAGCACCTCTCCCAGCATTGTATCGATTGTCATCCTGTACAGTCACAAAATGTAAGtaacaaacaagaaagaaaatcaacaatTGATGGAATAGTTACAAAGGGATGTCATAGACACTTAACCCTGTTATACTCCTCAAGCCAACTCTCCTCTTCACATGCAGTCAACCATTTCTCAACCTTTTCAAGTATTTCTTTCCTGCTAAAAGATTCCTCCTTAACATTAGCAATTTGAACCTCAATCTGCTCAAGTATACTCTCAGGGTCCATGTTTCCTGCCACAGCAGGGATCAAAAAAGCATTCAGTGAAATGGTAGAGGTATGAGTAGCATTTAATATactcattataaaaaatttaccaGATTCTATGGCTTCAACAGCATATTCTACTGCAGCATCTGTTTCTGGAATCATATGCATTTTTCTGCAGATCTCCTCCAGTTCCGACCTCTTTTTCAGAACAAGCTCCTTCATCTTGCTTGACTTCAACTCTTCCAAACGAGAAACTTCTGCCTCAACCTGTATATTATAATATTCTCTGAGAATCTTTGCAAAACAACAAACCAAAAGACTAGACAGAAAACTAAAACAAGCATCAAAACATGAAACATCTGTAACTCACGTATTTTATGAACTCCACAGAAAGAGTGTTTGGTTCTGTTATTTCATGCTCTGAAGCAGCTATATTGCATGTAACATTTTGAAATTCTTGTTGTTCCTCGATAGGGGTATCCATCAAATTCCATAGCTCCAACATTGTAGTTGCAAGATCTTGGAGCTACAATGACACAAAGGCACTACATGGTCAATTTGAAATAACATGTTAAGGATCAAATATTGACTAAAATTTAAGCCAGTTGTCACCTTTTGCATTCTCTGTATTTTAACCTCGCGCAATTTATGAATTGTAGTAGCCAAATGCTGAATTGTCAGATTACTTATGTCCCTCAATCCTCCAGAATCACCAAAACTTGGATGAACCTCACTAACCGTGTGCTTGAAGTCCATACCAAGCACTAAGCAAAGTGCATTCAAAGTATCTAGATGCTGCTGGACCTGCTTCATGCGATCACTCTGCAAAGGGAAATGATGAATCAGTAAGTAAAGACTAACGACAAGAagtaaatgaaagaaattgGATGATGgagattgaagaaaaataatcaaaccttttctttctcaagtTCATGCAGCTGTCTGTGCAACTCTTCCAGCTTTTTCAAGGAGAGGTCAgcttcatcaacaaacacattaTGATCAGCCGATCCATAGATCTCACTTGAGACCTTCTGTATGCCCTCTAGAACCTCATGGAACTGCTTTCTTCGGTCCAATTTCCTTTTCCTCATCTCCTCAAGTTGCGGAATAGTTTTTCGAAGCTCTTCCTTCAAGCTTCCAATATTTTGATCAGCCTGATCATATTAGTAGGGGAAAAAGTAagattaaaatcatatttagtTTATGCACCAGACTATGCCTTTGTGGTGCACAGTTTAAAAAACTGGTCAACAAGTTATTCTGAGAATTTCAACATTTTCTGACTTATTAATGAAAGGGCAGGttataataaaatgttattCGAACTTATTACACTACTAACTATCTAAGTCAGCTCCAACTTTGCTCATATTCTACAACAAAATTTTTTGTTACAGAACTGTCACCATTAGATAGATTATGGTCACTAGCAGCTGCACAATGatgcaaattgaattttctaatGACTATTACATACGATCCCCAGTTTTCCATTTTCATAATCCATCAGACAACTTATAGAAGTTTAAgctaaattaaatcaagttagtcataaagaaacagaaaagagaTGGTATTCTTAAACCTAACCTGCCGGATATGAACTGGTCGCTCCCCCATTGCAGAACAGATGGCAGCCAGTTCTGCTTCAGAGTCAGCTATAGCCTGTCGTAGTTGAGCTCTGCTCCGGTTCGCCTGATCCACCTTCCTTCTGTATACTTCAAGGCACTCTTGTTCGAGCTCAAGCAGCATTTTATCCCTATCAGTATCTGTTTCCCCTACTTCATTCcaaattatcttattttcatTTGGAACAGGAAAAATAACGGGTTCAGATTCTACAGCTAAGcccacaagaaaaaaacaccagaaaagaaatgaaagacgCAACCTCCTAGAAAGGAAGATTGTGTATAAAgtttctttttatcttaaagaaaaaataaacctgTAATTCATATAAAAGGGTGCCGCAAGTTGTTTCCACTTGCAGAAGTGGGTCGCTCTGGACAATAGACATATTAATTAACTTGTGcctgtcaaaaaaaaaagtgagaaaaaaaatgtttaggcaTATGCATAATAACATACggccgggggggggggggggggggggggcagaAATCATAGATCATCACCCTTTAGCACCATAAATCAACATGTCAAGATACATCATACATACTGAACTGCTCTTGATTTAAAATGCTAGAATGTTATTAAATGAATTGAACTAAACAATGCAGAGGATATTTGATAAGATAAAGAAAAGAGCAATgctaaatatcaagaaaaaaaacttaatgaacACACATGGGCCATTAGATTAGTGGGCCCACAATTGGGTCCCGCTTTAAAATCACGATCCTATGGTTCAAGTGTATTCTTAATATGTTTAGCACTTTGTTAGAGAAAGGGAAGTAGACCATGTGGGATTCAAAATTTGAAACACAATACATTCTTCCACCACTTCTTTTAATAGACAGTGAAAAATGTCATTCTTTCTTAATCCTCAAGATTTCTTAAAAGAGATCTCAATCTACAGTCATTAATGTTATCCACttttaataccaaaaaaatttatccacTTCAACACCAATCTAGAAACATAAAGTAGTTTACATACATGgcatgtaatttaattatcagTGTAAATCAGATTACAGCGTTAAAtggaaagcaataaaaaatcaagctaaTTACCATACTAGCATCTCAAAATTTCCATGGATTCTCCTAAGGAGAAACCTAATCTCaaactataaataatatttgttttaaaaaagaaaaaaattaatcaaacccaTCATAATTTCTATAAAACAGCTTCAGTTACTTAAAAATCCTAATCAA
It encodes:
- the LOC7476765 gene encoding 65-kDa microtubule-associated protein 3, with amino-acid sequence MSIVQSDPLLQVETTCGTLLYELQIIWNEVGETDTDRDKMLLELEQECLEVYRRKVDQANRSRAQLRQAIADSEAELAAICSAMGERPVHIRQADQNIGSLKEELRKTIPQLEEMRKRKLDRRKQFHEVLEGIQKVSSEIYGSADHNVFVDEADLSLKKLEELHRQLHELEKEKSDRMKQVQQHLDTLNALCLVLGMDFKHTVSEVHPSFGDSGGLRDISNLTIQHLATTIHKLREVKIQRMQKLQDLATTMLELWNLMDTPIEEQQEFQNVTCNIAASEHEITEPNTLSVEFIKYVEAEVSRLEELKSSKMKELVLKKRSELEEICRKMHMIPETDAAVEYAVEAIESGNMDPESILEQIEVQIANVKEESFSRKEILEKVEKWLTACEEESWLEEYNRDDNRYNAGRGAHLTLKRAEKARNLVNKMPGMVEALASKTMAWESERGTEFLYDGIRLLSMLEEYTILRQEKEEERRRQRDQKKLQGQLIAEQEALYGSKPSPSKPQSVKKASRVSTGGATNRRLSLGGAVLQTPRPDLPHYSKATPHSRPGNKVDRMHQNDHSKPHQDDGFAGLSAGRRGLDIAGLPMKKHSFGAVNGREPQSPMLRQPFSPISSTVSSKSNMLEEAMTHDDTSKKTLPINDLSFKTPSKTNTVADEENWTPKAMLIPVPTTPSTVSVPMQTAMTPAPPPVPFVVNPVEIPEEIEYSFEERRAGFILPNSHIKSIIQLQV